From Toxorhynchites rutilus septentrionalis strain SRP chromosome 2, ASM2978413v1, whole genome shotgun sequence, a single genomic window includes:
- the LOC129770574 gene encoding ankyrin repeat domain-containing protein 54-like, with translation MAESGCGINQCKEEEPEIIPEAGPSSPRTDEYQWQEAVSVGESIAKSGRFSRRGSSYVRLLRRWKDVRNTPYTTSRPKDSQITKFLCAAMVNNTELLQEMIEKDFNPDTREATFNRSALHIACSRGFTDSVKLLLENGANPNIRDLNGNTPLHLASCTEHIAIIDLLLKYGTNVTLKDSNGLIALEIAIGKLRLSDRIISKMQKLTKSDIHTHRKNVVKVCEMIFQAFKQQVRGGSLLYIDPSEAGHMHQRHLEELLEELTEQLNKIKARNIDFDAMVDQVENLNIKGAIDSDINNLLSTLQKLSM, from the coding sequence ATGGCAGAATCGGGATGTGGAATTAATCAGTGCAAGGAAGAAGAGCCAGAAATTATTCCAGAAGCGGGACCATCGTCTCCCCGGACAGACGAATACCAATGGCAAGAAGCTGTAAGTGTTGGAGAGAGCATTGCTAAATCTGGAAGATTTAGTCGTCGCGGTAGCAGCTATGTACGATTGCTCAGACGGTGGAAAGATGTACGAAATACTCCGTACACTACAAGTCGTCCAAAGGACTCGCAAATTACAAAATTTCTATGCGCAGCCATGGTCAACAACACGGAACTGCTGCAGGAGATGATTGAAAAAGACTTCAATCCTGACACTAGGGAAGCTACGTTCAATAGATCCGCGCTACACATCGCCTGCAGCAGAGGTTTCACCGATTCAGTGAAACTACTTCTTGAAAATGGTGCAAACCCTAACATAAGAGATCTCAACGGAAACACGCCACTCCATTTAGCATCCTGCACAGAACACATTGCAATAATTGATTTGTTACTCAAATATGGCACTAATGTTACACTTAAGGATTCGAATGGTTTGATCGCGCTAGAAATTGCGATAGGAAAACTAAGATTATCGGATAGAATCATTTCCAAAATGCAAAAGCTTACCAAAAGCGATATTCACACTCATAGAAAAAATGTTGTCAAAGTTTGTGAAATGATTTTCCAGGCATTCAAACAGCAAGTTCGTGGAGGCAGTCTGTTGTATATCGACCCGAGTGAAGCCGGCCATATGCATCAACGTCACCTGGAAGAGCTGTTAGAAGAACTTACTGAACAGctgaataaaattaaagctaGGAACATTGATTTCGACGCAATGGTCGATCAGGTAGAGAATCTCAACATCAAAGGCGCAATCGATAGTGATATTAATAATCTTTTATCAACGTTACAAAAACTATCGATGTGA
- the LOC129767174 gene encoding uncharacterized protein K02A2.6-like produces the protein MFSPESDLQQQSVSGNGLQQDPAVQNQQQQPQLPTFIRPQMFPPTQPQPNLPQQQQQQQQNFTSIDPTMLQFLQQMQQQMQQQMQQSLQQQMQQQFQAQVQQQQAFLKQQEQMFRAVMSAINVQVPTNPEQILDSLASNIIEFRYDPDQHITFAGWYVRYQDLFAKDAVRLDDEAKVRLLLRKLGPSEHERYTSYILPKSPNEVKFDDTVSKLKSLFGIPESVISKRYRCLQVTKQATEDYKTFACRVNKLCVEFELGKLSEDQFKCLVFVCGLKAESDAEVRTRLLSRIEERNDITLEQISDECQRLLNLRHDTAMIEAASSSTAVQAVRRKQFDGKHSRAGRGSPESRSSNQRGAGPAAPCWNCGAMHYSRDCPFIRHRCGQVGHKDGYCASAKKVKSPGKRHPSKLMVTRSVQVKNVRKRRRFVKAEVNGRQISLQLDTASDISVISEQTWRQIGMPTTGPATVQAATASGKPLKLEFECLCEVVIKGERRHGRFFVVKQKLNLLGLDLIDTFNLGSLPMDQFCNQINIYPTSISALQAAFPTVFSDDPGLCSKVK, from the coding sequence ATGTTTTCGCCCGAGAGTGACCTGCAACAACAGTCAGTGTCGGGAAATGGATTGCAACAGGATCCAGCAGTGCAAAATCAGCAACAGCAGCCGCAGCTACCGACATTCATTCGTCCACAGATGTTTCCGCCAACACAACCTCAACCTAACCTcccgcaacagcagcagcaacaacaacaaaatttcACGTCGATCGATCCAACGATGTTGCAAtttttgcaacaaatgcaacagCAAATGCAGCAGCAGATGCAACAGTCATTGCAACAGCAGATGCAGCAACAATTTCAAGCGCAGGTACAGCAGCAGCAAGCATTTTTGAAGCAGCAAGAGCAGATGTTTCGAGCGGTGATGTCGGCCATCAATGTTCAGGTGCCGACGAACCCGGAGCAGATACTTGATTCGCTGGCGAGCAATATCATCGAATTCCGGTACGATCCGGATCAACACATCACATTTGCTGGATGGTACGTGCGATACCAGGATTTGTTTGCGAAAGATGCCGTTCGACTCGACGATGAAGCAAAGGTGAGATTGTTGCTGAGAAAACTGGGGCCGTCAGAGCACGAGCGATATACCAGCTATATCCTACCGAAAAGCCCCAACGAAGTGAAGTTCGACGACACGGTGAGTAAGCTGAAGAGTTTATTCGGCATCCCAGAATCCGTGATCAGCAAACGGTATCGGTGCTTGCAAGTCACGAAGCAAGCCACCGAAGACTACAAAACGTTCGCATGCCGGGTGAACAAGCTGTGTGTCGAATTTGAACTGGGGAAGCTTTCGGAGGACCAGTTCAAATGCCTCGTGTTTGTATGTGGACTGAAGGCAGAAAGCGATGCGGAAGTCAGGACCAGGTTGCTGAGCAGAATCGAGGAGCGGAACGACATTACGTTGGAGCAGATTTCCGATGAATGTCAACGTCTTCTGAACCTTAGGCACGATACGGCGATGATAGAGGCAGCGTCTTCGTCAACAGCAGTGCAGGCAGTTAGACGAAAGCAGTTCGATGGGAAGCATTCCCGCGCAGGACGGGGATCGCCAGAGTCAAGATCTTCAAATCAGCGGGGTGCCGGTCCAGCAGCGCCTTGTTGGAACTGTGGTGCAATGCATTATTCGAGAGACTGTCCTTTCATCAGACATCGGTGCGGTCAAGTGGGCCACAAAGATGGGTACTGCGCTAGTGCCAAGAAGGTGAAGTCTCCAGGCAAGCGCCACCCATCCAAGCTGATGGTAACGAGAAGTGTGCAAGTAAAGAACGTTCGAAAGCGAAGGAGATTTGTGAAGGCGGAAGTAAACGGCCGGCAGATCAGTCTTCAACTCGACACTGCCTCGGACATCAGCGTCATTTCCGAGCAGACATGGAGGCAGATTGGAATGCCAACAACAGGCCCTGCGACAGTCCAAGCTGCCACAGCCTCGGGCAAGCCCTTGAAGCTAGAATTCGAATGCTTATGTGAAGTTGTGATCAAGGGGGAGAGGCGTCATGGTCGATTCTTTGTGGTTAAGCAGAAACTCAATCTGCTTGGACTGGATCTAATCGACACGTTCAACCTCGGATCGTTGCCTATGGATCAGTTTTGTAATCAAATCAACATCTATCCAACATCAATCAGCGCGCTCCAAGCAGCTTTTCCAACGGTATTCAGCGACGATCCAGGGTTGTGCTCGAAGGTGAAGTGA
- the LOC129767175 gene encoding uncharacterized protein K02A2.6-like, with protein MCNRVDTELDRLERANIITPVDFSEWAAPIVVVRKASGAIRICGDYSTGLNDTLQPHQYPLPLPQDIFARLANCNVYSQIDLSDAFLQVEVDESCRELLTINTHRGLYRYNRLPPGVKAAPGAFQQLVDTMLAGLSCTSGYFDDVLVGGVDEADHWRNLQAVLRRIQEFGFTIKAKKCSFGQHQIKYLGHLIDG; from the coding sequence ATGTGCAACAGAGTCGACACAGAGTTGGATCGACTTGAACGAGCCAACATTATTACACCGGTCGATTTCTCGGAGTGGGCAGCCCCAATCGTCGTTGTTCGCAAGGCAAGTGGCGCGATCCGTATATGTGGGGACTACTCTACAGGCCTCAATGACACTCTGCAGCCGCATCAGTACCCACTTCCTCTGCCGCAGGACATTTTCGCTAGGCTGGCGAACTGCAACGTCTACAGCCAGATCGACCTCTCAGATGCGTTCTTGCAGGTGGAGGTGGACGAAAGTTGTCGCGAGTTGCTCACAATCAACACACATCGAGGTCTTTATCGGTACAATAGGCTTCCACCAGGTGTCAAGGCGGCACCTGGAGCTTTTCAGCAGCTCGTAGATACGATGCTGGCTGGACTAAGCTGCACGTCTGGTTATTTCGACGATGTTCTCGTTGGCGGGGTCGACGAAGCGGATCATTGGCGCAATCTTCAAGCCGTCCTTCGTCGAATCCAGGAGTTCGGATTCACCATTAAAGCGAAAAAGTGCTCGTTCGGTCAACATCAGATCAAATATCTGGGACATCTCATCGACGGGTAA
- the LOC129767176 gene encoding uncharacterized protein K02A2.6-like has product MPAPKDVTGVRSFLGAINYYGKFVPSMRTLRYPLDDLLKTDKKFVWSAECDKAFSTFKQILTSDLLLTHYNPQREIVVAADASSVGVGATISHKFPDGSMKVVQHASRALTAAEQAYSQPDREGLAIIFAVTKFHKMLFGRKFTLQTDHAPLLRIFGSKNGIPVYTANRIQRWALQLLLYDFNIVYINTTKFGNVDILSRLINQHVKPEEDFVVASIITENDVRSIALDAVTALPLNFRTIQHATRSDPVLSKVYRFVQQGWPQSKTAIRDRSLQQFFDRSGSLSTVQGCVMFAERLVIPSEFRARCLQHLHRGHPGIQRMKAIARSFVYWPSIDSDIAAHVKACRNCAAAAKSPPKIPPLSWPKSTHPWQRVHIDYAGPIEGDYFLLSVDSYSKWVEIIRKKSITASATIGILQNLFARLGMPETLVSDNGTQFTSAEFAQFCLENGVDHVTTAPFHPQSNGQAERFVDTFKRAIKKIREGRGPIQNALDIFLMTYRTTPNVSAPEGKSPSEVMFGRRIRTSLDLLRPSAVRETISETVPRSFKEGDAIYAKVHSKNSWRWAPGVILERVGQVMFNVWIESSRMIRSHINQLRSRTESGAKTSSSMPSKVDTCQLPLDILLRAWNLHKPSQSQSTGPSTPPVPLPQAAPVASTPSMLTTPAEHSTPLKSLPSTPTSPSLVWVTPESTTDSRQPSSTMPTSKSVVPLSPATTALSSRPTEVETAVQVPRRSSRLRRPPIRFNPYQLY; this is encoded by the coding sequence ATGCCGGCCCCAAAAGATGTCACTGGAGTTCGATCGTTTCTGGGAGCGATAAATTACTATGGGAAGTTCGTCCCGAGTATGCGTACGCTGCGATATCCGCTAGATGACCTCCTAAAAACCGACAAAAAGTTCGTCTGGTCAGCGGAGTGCGACAAGGCCTTCTCCACGTTCAAGCAGATTCTCACCTCAGATTTGCTTCTGACGCACTATAACCCACAACGCGAGATAGTGGTAGCAGCGGATGCGTCATCGGTTGGAGTTGGAGCGACCATCAGCCACAAGTTTCCAGATGGGTCGATGAAAGTTGTTCAACACGCTTCCAGAGCACTAACAGCCGCTGAACAAGCCTACAGTCAGCCAGATCGTGAAGGACTGGCGATTATCTTCGCTGTTACCAAGTTCCACAAGATGTTGTTTGGTCGGAAGTTCACACTGCAAACCGATCACGCTCCACTTCTTCGGATCTTCGGTTCGAAAAACGGCATCCCAGTTTACACGGCAAACCGGATACAACGCTGGGCACTCCAGTTACTGTTATACGACTTCAATATCGTCTACATAAACACAACGAAATTTGGTAACGTCGATATTCTGTCACGGTTGATCAATCAACACGTCAAGCCGGAAGAAGATTTTGTAGTAGCCAGCATCATAACTGAAAACGACGTAAGATCAATTGCATTAGATGCAGTTACCGCTCTTCCTCTCAATTTCAGAACAATACAGCACGCCACCCGTTCCGATCCTGTTCTTAGCAAGGTCTATCGTTTCGTCCAGCAAGGATGGCCGCAGTCAAAAACGGCCATTCGAGATCGTTCACTTCAGCAGTTCTTCGATCGGAGTGGTTCACTGTCTACGGTTCAAGGGTGCGTGATGTTTGCTGAACGTTTAGTGATCCCGAGCGAGTTTCGGGCGCGTTGCCTACAACATCTTCATCGAGGTCATCCTGGCATCCAGCGCATGAAGGCGATCGCGCGCAGCTTCGTCTACTGGCCGTCGATCGATTCGGATATCGCTGCGCATGTCAAAGCGTGTCGTAACTGCGCAGCTGCAGCCAAGAGTCCACCCAAAATACCGCCGCTGTCGTGGCCCAAGTCAACGCATCCGTGGCAGCGCGTTCACATTGACTACGCAGGGCCTATCGAAGGAGACTATTTCTTGCTCAGCGTCGATTCATACTCCAAGTGGGTCGAAATCATCAGAAAGAAGTCGATCACAGCATCTGCAACGATCGGAATTCTACAAAATCTCTTCGCTCGCCTCGGTATGCCAGAAACGCTTGTAAGCGACAACGGTACGCAATTCACTAGTGCCGAGTTTGCACAGTTTTGTCTTGAGAACGGTGTCGACCACGTGACAACCGCACCGTTTCATCCGCAATCCAACGGGCAAGCTGAACGGTTCGTAGACACATTCAAGCGAGCGATCAAGAAGATTCGAGAGGGAAGAGGACCAATCCAGAACGCTTTGGATATTTTTCTGATGACTTATCGAACAACACCAAACGTGTCAGCACCAGAAGGCAAATCTCCGTCCGAAGTTATGTTTGGGCGCAGAATTCGTACCAGTTTGGACTTACTTCGTCCATCAGCTGTTCGGGAAACAATTAGTGAAACTGTTCCGAGGTCGTTCAAGGAAGGTGATGCGATCTACGCCAAGGTGCACTCCAAGAACTCATGGAGATGGGCACCAGGGGTCATTCTAGAGCGGGTTGGACAGGTGATGTTCAACGTGTGGATTGAGAGTAGCCGGATGATTCGTTCACATATCAACCAGCTTCGAAGCCGAACAGAATCTGGCGCCAAAACTTCTAGCTCGATGCCTTCCAAGGTGGATACATGTCAGTTGCCTCTGGACATCTTGCTGCGAGCATGGAACCTGCACAAGCCGAGCCAATCACAATCAACGGGTCCGTCTACACCACCAGTACCATTGCCGCAAGCCGCGCCGGTTGCATCAACGCCGTCCATGCTCACAACTCCGGCTGAACATTCAACACCATTGAAGAGCTTGCCATCCACGCCAACTTCACCAAGCTTAGTCTGGGTTACACCAGAATCAACAACAGATAGTCGTCAGCCTTCTTCCACCATGCCTACATCCAAATCTGTAGTTCCTTTGTCCCCTGCAACGACTGCTCTATCATCCAGACCTACTGAAGTGGAAACAGCTGTACAGGTACCTCGTCGCTCTTCACGTCTGCGAAGACCGCCGATAAGGTTTAACCCGTACCAGCTGTATTAA